The Urbifossiella limnaea genome has a window encoding:
- a CDS encoding DUF1592 domain-containing protein: MASRFTPVWLTLAAGALAAAASGQPRPVAPAPTAVEPDGRALFERYCFECHSEGARRGGFALDTLLADRADRPRWEKVWKTVRHEFMPPAAADQPTDAERRTIARWVERSVFGADPARPDPGRVTIRRLNRMEYQYTVRDLFGIDLDVAGELPPDDTAFGFDNIGDALTVSPALLDTYLALAEKVAATALVTDGPRHPRTQLKPADFRAKALPKGTTRAEQAASVELKHAGRYRVEVQYGVGGWQEFGGEYDIAVSLGGKAVGAKRTISVGGNRTYTAAAEVELAKGAHELVVATDPVGKGRPLPVSPRVTVTGPLGSDVFEYPESHARVFDRGPAPADAAARRDYARAVLGKLAGRAFRRPVEPATLDRLVSLALAGPTFEAGVGRAATAVLCSPRFLYRAELQPRPDDPREVQPLDDFALASRLSYLLWLSLPDDELTRVAAAGKLRAELGPQVRRMLADPKSARFFEDFGGQWLRTRNALYAPVTFRDREWIDPLRPLMKEETDRLFEHVARSDRDLTELLTADYTFLNDRLATHYGIAGVTGGEFRRVPLPADGRRAGVLTHASVLLGTSNPNRTSPVKRGLFVLENLLGREVPPPPPNIAPLDDPKAGAAEPKTLREQLEAHRAKASCAACHAHFDPLGLALENFDTTGRWRDRDAGGPVDPRTALTTGVKVAGAADLARALAARKDVFYRCVTEKLLTYALGRGLDPADAPVVDRIAAEVAAGGGKFSVLLAGVTTSPQFQLRRGDAGESPRLARPPIDIRRPPAHKSEVKKP, translated from the coding sequence GTGGCGAGCAGATTCACCCCCGTGTGGCTGACGCTCGCCGCGGGCGCGCTCGCAGCCGCCGCCTCCGGCCAGCCGCGGCCGGTCGCGCCCGCGCCGACCGCCGTCGAGCCGGACGGCCGCGCCCTCTTCGAGCGGTACTGCTTCGAGTGCCACTCCGAAGGCGCCCGCCGCGGCGGGTTCGCCCTCGACACGCTCCTCGCCGACCGCGCCGACCGGCCGCGCTGGGAGAAGGTGTGGAAGACGGTCCGGCACGAGTTCATGCCGCCCGCCGCCGCCGACCAGCCCACCGACGCCGAGCGCCGCACCATCGCCCGCTGGGTCGAGCGGAGCGTGTTCGGCGCCGACCCGGCCCGCCCCGACCCCGGCCGCGTCACCATCCGCCGCCTCAACCGGATGGAGTACCAGTACACCGTCCGCGACCTGTTCGGCATCGACCTCGACGTCGCCGGCGAACTCCCGCCGGACGACACCGCCTTCGGGTTCGACAACATCGGCGACGCCCTCACGGTCTCGCCCGCGCTCCTCGACACGTACCTCGCCCTCGCCGAGAAGGTGGCCGCCACCGCGCTCGTCACCGACGGCCCGCGGCACCCGCGGACGCAACTCAAGCCGGCCGACTTCCGCGCGAAAGCGCTCCCCAAAGGCACCACCCGGGCCGAGCAGGCGGCGAGCGTCGAGCTGAAGCACGCCGGCCGCTACCGGGTGGAGGTGCAGTACGGCGTCGGCGGCTGGCAGGAGTTCGGCGGCGAGTACGACATCGCGGTGTCACTCGGCGGCAAGGCGGTCGGCGCGAAGCGGACGATCAGCGTCGGCGGCAACCGCACCTACACGGCCGCGGCCGAGGTCGAACTGGCGAAGGGGGCGCACGAGCTGGTGGTGGCGACCGACCCAGTGGGGAAGGGCCGGCCGCTGCCGGTGTCGCCGCGGGTGACGGTGACCGGGCCGCTCGGGTCGGACGTGTTCGAGTACCCCGAGTCGCACGCCCGCGTCTTCGACCGCGGCCCCGCCCCGGCCGACGCGGCCGCGCGCCGCGACTACGCCCGCGCCGTCCTCGGCAAGCTCGCTGGCCGCGCCTTCCGCCGCCCCGTCGAGCCCGCCACGCTCGACCGGCTCGTCTCGCTCGCGCTGGCGGGACCGACGTTCGAGGCCGGCGTCGGCCGGGCCGCGACCGCCGTACTGTGCTCGCCGCGCTTCCTCTACCGCGCCGAGCTCCAGCCGCGGCCGGACGACCCGCGCGAGGTGCAGCCGCTCGACGACTTCGCCCTCGCGTCGCGGCTGTCGTACCTCCTCTGGCTCAGCCTCCCGGACGACGAGCTGACGCGCGTCGCCGCCGCGGGGAAGCTGCGCGCCGAGCTCGGACCGCAGGTGCGGCGGATGCTCGCCGACCCGAAGTCGGCGCGGTTCTTCGAGGATTTTGGCGGCCAGTGGCTCCGCACCCGCAACGCGCTGTACGCGCCGGTCACGTTCCGGGACCGCGAGTGGATCGACCCGCTCCGGCCGCTGATGAAGGAGGAGACGGACCGGCTGTTCGAGCACGTCGCCCGCTCCGACCGCGACCTGACGGAGCTGCTGACCGCCGACTACACGTTCCTCAACGACCGCCTCGCCACCCACTACGGCATCGCCGGCGTGACCGGCGGCGAGTTCCGCCGCGTGCCGCTGCCGGCCGACGGCCGCCGCGCCGGGGTGCTGACCCACGCCAGCGTGCTGCTGGGCACGTCGAACCCGAACCGCACGTCGCCGGTGAAGCGCGGGCTGTTCGTGCTGGAAAACCTGCTCGGCCGCGAGGTGCCGCCCCCGCCGCCGAACATCGCACCGCTCGACGACCCGAAGGCGGGCGCCGCCGAGCCGAAGACGCTGCGCGAGCAGCTGGAGGCGCACCGGGCGAAGGCGTCGTGCGCCGCGTGCCACGCCCACTTCGACCCGCTCGGGCTGGCGCTGGAGAATTTTGACACCACCGGCCGCTGGCGCGACCGCGACGCCGGCGGCCCCGTGGACCCGCGCACCGCGCTGACGACCGGCGTGAAGGTCGCCGGCGCCGCCGACCTGGCCCGCGCGCTGGCGGCGCGGAAGGACGTGTTCTACCGCTGCGTGACCGAGAAGCTGCTGACCTACGCCCTCGGCCGCGGGCTCGACCCGGCCGACGCGCCGGTGGTTGATCGCATCGCCGCCGAGGTCGCGGCCGGGGGCGGGAAGTTCTCGGTGCTGCTCGCCGGGGTGACGACGAGCCCGCAGTTCCAGCTCCGCCGCGGGGACGCCGGCGAGTCGCCGCGCCTGGCCCGCCCGCCCATCGACATCCGCCGCCCGCCGGCCCACAAGAGTGAGGTCAAGAAGCCATGA
- a CDS encoding exosortase/archaeosortase family protein has translation MALPRNTTPVLLSVGVPLAVTLWAYWSALDGIVERWATDPQYSHGFLVPVFSVYLLWTRRDRITAADVRPRWWGVLVVVLGGGVRMAGQVFYQPWLDEVSLLIVLAGLIAVAGGRELLAWAAPAVLFLAFMIPLPYGAQTLLGGRLQATATAASTYALQTFGVPAVAEGNVILLTDARLGVVEACSGLTMLVTFFALSVGVAFLVRRSWPEKVILVAAAAPIAVVANVVRITLTGLLFEANRGDLARAVFHDLAGWLMMPVGLTLLLTVLCVLSRAVVPAGRAAPATTAG, from the coding sequence ATGGCCCTCCCCCGAAACACGACCCCCGTGCTGCTGAGCGTCGGTGTGCCCCTCGCCGTCACCCTGTGGGCGTACTGGTCGGCGCTGGACGGAATCGTCGAGCGGTGGGCGACCGACCCGCAGTACTCGCACGGCTTTCTCGTTCCGGTGTTCTCGGTGTACCTGTTGTGGACCCGGCGCGACCGAATTACGGCCGCCGACGTCCGGCCGCGGTGGTGGGGGGTCCTGGTCGTCGTACTCGGCGGGGGCGTGCGGATGGCCGGGCAGGTCTTCTACCAGCCCTGGCTGGACGAAGTCTCGCTGCTGATCGTGCTGGCCGGGCTGATCGCCGTGGCGGGCGGGCGCGAGTTGCTGGCATGGGCCGCCCCGGCCGTCCTGTTCCTGGCGTTCATGATCCCCCTCCCGTACGGCGCGCAGACCCTGCTCGGCGGCCGACTCCAGGCGACCGCGACCGCCGCCAGCACCTACGCCCTCCAGACCTTTGGGGTGCCGGCGGTGGCCGAGGGGAACGTGATCCTGCTGACCGACGCGCGACTGGGGGTCGTGGAGGCGTGCAGCGGGCTGACCATGCTGGTCACCTTCTTCGCGCTGTCCGTCGGCGTCGCCTTCCTGGTCCGGCGGAGCTGGCCGGAGAAGGTCATCCTGGTCGCCGCCGCGGCGCCGATCGCGGTCGTTGCGAACGTGGTGCGGATTACGCTGACCGGCTTGCTCTTCGAGGCGAACCGGGGCGACCTGGCGAGGGCCGTCTTCCACGACCTCGCCGGGTGGCTGATGATGCCGGTCGGACTGACCCTGCTCCTGACGGTGCTGTGCGTGTTGTCCCGGGCGGTGGTGCCGGCCGGGCGGGCGGCTCCCGCCACGACGGCGGGCTGA
- a CDS encoding DUF1552 domain-containing protein, producing MPRPSWLLDRRAVLRGAGLALALPWLEAMAHAAPAAKPPRRFCAFFFGNGVNLQTRHPGHEDWHWFPHADGPDYTFTKSLEPLAPHRADLTILGGLSHPTSRQLVGHNTVDVWLTGADIRETLTNSASIDQVIARHQGAQTRIPSLVLSSHGGVGTKSRSTTIAFDQQGRAVPAESNPRRVFERLFEPPTDGDLAARRRALTAGRRRVDFLLDDARSLRNSLGRPDQQRLDEFLQSLDEVEGRVARAQDWLGQALPKVDRGAINLDVSPQGPTDYIRTMYDLIALAFETDTTRSAAYQVTAEDGVGVCDRFPTILNFGRRNGHHGLSHDADDTTHGWGRYDRYLAEQFGYFLARLARVREGDGRLLDNTVALYGSGTSTTHNARNYPLVLAGGKTLGLKHGRYIKQRAERPLGDLFLTLLHRFDVPARSFADNAGEFREILAS from the coding sequence ATGCCCCGCCCGTCCTGGCTGCTCGACCGGCGCGCCGTCCTCCGCGGCGCGGGCCTCGCGCTGGCGCTGCCGTGGCTCGAAGCCATGGCGCACGCCGCGCCGGCCGCGAAGCCGCCGCGCCGCTTCTGCGCCTTCTTCTTCGGCAACGGCGTGAACCTCCAGACGCGCCACCCCGGCCACGAGGACTGGCACTGGTTCCCGCACGCCGACGGCCCCGACTACACGTTCACGAAGTCGCTCGAACCGCTCGCCCCGCACCGCGCCGACCTGACCATCCTCGGCGGCCTGTCGCACCCCACGAGCCGGCAACTCGTCGGGCACAACACCGTGGACGTGTGGCTCACCGGCGCCGACATCCGCGAGACGCTGACCAACTCGGCGTCGATCGACCAGGTGATCGCCCGCCACCAGGGGGCGCAGACGCGCATCCCGTCGCTGGTGCTGTCGAGCCACGGCGGCGTCGGCACCAAGAGCCGCAGTACGACGATCGCGTTCGACCAGCAGGGCCGCGCCGTCCCGGCCGAGTCGAACCCGCGCCGCGTGTTCGAGCGGCTGTTCGAGCCGCCGACCGACGGCGACCTCGCCGCGCGCCGCCGCGCCCTCACCGCCGGCCGTCGCCGCGTGGACTTCCTGCTGGACGACGCCCGCAGCCTGCGGAACAGCCTGGGCCGCCCCGACCAGCAGCGGCTCGACGAGTTCCTGCAGTCGCTCGACGAGGTGGAGGGCCGAGTGGCGCGGGCACAGGACTGGCTCGGGCAGGCGCTGCCGAAGGTGGACCGCGGGGCGATCAACCTCGACGTGTCGCCGCAGGGGCCGACCGACTACATCCGCACGATGTACGACCTGATCGCGCTGGCGTTCGAGACCGACACGACGCGCTCGGCCGCGTACCAGGTGACGGCCGAGGACGGCGTGGGCGTGTGCGACCGGTTCCCGACGATCCTGAACTTCGGCCGCCGCAACGGCCACCACGGGCTGAGCCACGACGCCGACGACACGACGCACGGCTGGGGCCGCTACGACCGCTACCTGGCGGAGCAGTTCGGGTACTTCCTGGCGCGCCTGGCCCGGGTCCGCGAGGGCGACGGCCGGCTGCTGGACAACACGGTGGCGCTGTACGGCAGCGGCACGAGCACGACGCACAACGCCCGCAACTACCCGCTGGTGCTGGCGGGCGGGAAGACCCTGGGCCTGAAGCACGGCCGCTACATCAAGCAGCGCGCCGAGCGGCCGCTGGGCGACCTGTTCCTGACGCTGCTGCACCGCTTCGACGTGCCGGCGCGGTCGTTCGCCGACAACGCCGGCGAGTTCCGCGAAATTCTGGCGTCGTGA
- a CDS encoding nuclease A inhibitor family protein, with protein sequence MLSDTTQLLRQVTTGLLYPAGVGFRWEAFEWPGTGGLPNPDWVRRRGFHQASVPASQLSVDEFFAPLEQDRDDDRAVPARYRVVAAAVREHLSDAIVVRVGVGKVTVYVVGRTPDGLWAGLKTTAIDP encoded by the coding sequence ATGTTGAGCGACACCACCCAGCTCCTCCGCCAGGTGACCACCGGGCTGCTCTACCCCGCCGGGGTGGGGTTCCGGTGGGAGGCGTTCGAGTGGCCCGGGACCGGCGGCCTGCCGAACCCCGACTGGGTCCGCCGGCGGGGGTTCCACCAGGCGTCGGTCCCGGCCAGCCAACTGTCGGTGGACGAGTTCTTCGCCCCGCTCGAGCAGGACCGGGACGACGACCGGGCGGTGCCGGCCCGCTACCGGGTCGTGGCGGCCGCCGTGCGGGAGCACCTGTCGGACGCGATCGTGGTCCGGGTCGGGGTGGGGAAGGTGACGGTGTACGTCGTCGGCCGAACCCCCGACGGGCTCTGGGCCGGGCTCAAGACCACAGCGATCGACCCCTGA
- a CDS encoding WD40 repeat domain-containing serine/threonine protein kinase, with product MTLSPITPNHPSARPPGGLPRRDSLTSVVESLRDRAELTDRGGADVTPRGARARAVPVVLGFEILEEIGAGGMGVVYRARELALNRVVALKMIRPDARPGDRPTDRDLVRFQAEAEAVAAVKHPNVVEVYSSSRAGDQPYFVMEFVAGGSLAARLAAGPLPPAEAARLVAAVARGVHAAHEAGIVHRDIKPGNILLDGPAAGEKPGAGPDPDPGPRTVPHPSPKVSDFGLARRVAPGDDGATRTAVPLGTPAYMAPEQALGEGRFVGPEADVYALGVVLYECLTGRRPFDDDDPVRTLQLVAHATPPPPRAVAAGVPPDLDLVCRKCMARVPRDRYATAAELADDLDRFLAGRPVTARPAGLVERLWRWCKREPALATASGVAALALAGLAAGGVWYARAVGVAKAKAVGADGARQVAVERQLRAEELARVNAYHALFTRAREAIADQEPGWTWQATDDLTAAARLALPPGVRDEAGLRTALAAALGGIDARPVRALAPGFWPRGVAFHPNGRWVVLAQNLADTTFTTTPMAVRVVDAQTGADVRTLTFPARLGEWANLRPDQARSVAVSPDGRWVVVGTRSGYLHRWDLAAPAAAAVSWSLDNPGGEAHWVEFAADGRSLYAVCAVTSRPAPARSTVTRWAVGTWERAAVYERGDKVYGLAVGPAGGWVAVSTHATIRFLDPDSLRPAHEMSAPGTAALAAAPDGSTLAFAAEDAIHLADVAERKVVRVLREPGERTAHGGEITALRFDPAGRLLASGSEWDKHVKLWSVATGRRVADLRVEGAPATPAFDPSGRLVAVAAGPAARLVEINGLREHQPVAVHGHPLLGVALAADGRTLACLARTESSGRVARLSVWDLDAPHRLTPAALPEGVRTVRHDEPRATEGWVAVDPAGEWVAAAARRYAEVYRRAGGGYDRVIRGDLPSAGACRLGAGGRLWALDGADVATAAAPGFDRFARWSNEVPGRATGLKGMRCLAVGATRVLVGGIDGAVRCFDAAGPAPGADLRPAAVWTVESRVAVRAVAIAPGEDVAVATTDTGRGYVLRLSDGHVLAAWQPHRDVAAAVAFLGRNTFATGGFDRTVRVWRWDADRVEELFALRTPAAVRELTASADGRRLVVRCEGDYAARLWDLPALRARFADAGVPLGE from the coding sequence GTGACCCTTTCCCCCATCACACCCAACCACCCCAGCGCCCGCCCGCCCGGCGGCCTGCCGCGCCGCGACTCCCTCACGTCGGTCGTCGAGTCCCTGCGCGACCGGGCCGAGTTGACCGACCGGGGTGGTGCCGACGTGACCCCGCGGGGCGCCCGCGCGCGGGCCGTGCCCGTGGTCCTCGGCTTCGAAATCCTGGAGGAAATCGGGGCCGGCGGGATGGGGGTGGTGTACCGGGCCCGGGAACTGGCGCTCAACCGGGTCGTCGCCCTCAAGATGATCCGCCCGGACGCCCGGCCGGGCGACCGGCCGACGGACCGGGACCTCGTCCGGTTCCAGGCCGAGGCCGAGGCGGTCGCCGCGGTCAAGCACCCGAACGTGGTCGAGGTGTACTCGTCCAGCCGGGCCGGCGACCAGCCGTACTTCGTGATGGAGTTCGTGGCCGGGGGGAGCCTGGCGGCCCGGCTGGCGGCCGGGCCGCTCCCCCCGGCGGAGGCGGCCCGGCTGGTCGCCGCCGTCGCCCGCGGGGTCCACGCCGCCCACGAGGCCGGCATCGTCCACCGCGACATCAAGCCCGGGAACATCCTCCTGGACGGCCCCGCCGCGGGGGAGAAGCCCGGGGCCGGCCCCGACCCCGACCCCGGCCCGCGGACCGTCCCCCACCCGTCCCCGAAGGTGAGCGACTTCGGCCTGGCCCGGCGGGTCGCCCCCGGCGACGACGGGGCGACCCGGACGGCCGTCCCGCTCGGGACGCCGGCGTACATGGCCCCGGAGCAGGCCCTCGGGGAGGGGCGGTTCGTCGGCCCGGAGGCCGACGTGTACGCCCTCGGGGTGGTCCTGTACGAGTGCCTGACCGGCCGCCGCCCGTTCGACGACGACGACCCGGTGCGGACGCTCCAGCTGGTCGCCCACGCCACCCCGCCGCCGCCCCGGGCGGTGGCGGCCGGCGTCCCGCCCGACCTCGACCTGGTCTGCCGGAAGTGCATGGCCCGGGTGCCCCGGGACCGGTACGCGACCGCGGCCGAGCTGGCCGACGACCTCGACCGGTTCCTCGCCGGCCGCCCGGTCACCGCCCGGCCGGCCGGGCTCGTCGAGCGGCTCTGGCGGTGGTGCAAGCGGGAGCCGGCCCTCGCGACCGCCTCCGGGGTCGCGGCCCTCGCCCTGGCCGGGCTCGCGGCCGGCGGCGTCTGGTACGCCCGGGCGGTCGGCGTGGCGAAGGCGAAGGCGGTCGGGGCCGACGGGGCGCGGCAGGTGGCGGTCGAGCGGCAACTCCGGGCCGAGGAGCTGGCCCGGGTCAACGCGTACCACGCCCTGTTCACCCGGGCCCGCGAGGCGATCGCGGACCAGGAGCCGGGCTGGACCTGGCAGGCGACCGACGACCTGACGGCCGCCGCCCGCCTCGCCCTCCCGCCCGGCGTCCGCGACGAGGCCGGGCTGCGGACGGCGCTGGCCGCCGCCCTGGGCGGGATCGACGCGCGGCCGGTGCGGGCCCTGGCCCCGGGGTTCTGGCCGCGGGGGGTGGCGTTCCACCCGAACGGCCGGTGGGTCGTCCTCGCCCAGAACCTCGCCGACACCACCTTCACCACCACCCCGATGGCCGTCCGGGTCGTGGACGCCCAGACCGGGGCGGACGTCCGCACGCTCACCTTCCCGGCCCGCCTCGGGGAGTGGGCGAACCTGCGGCCCGACCAGGCGCGGTCCGTGGCGGTCAGCCCGGACGGCCGCTGGGTCGTGGTCGGGACGCGGTCCGGGTACCTGCACCGGTGGGACCTCGCCGCCCCGGCCGCCGCGGCGGTGAGCTGGAGCCTCGACAACCCCGGCGGGGAGGCCCACTGGGTCGAGTTCGCCGCGGACGGGCGGTCGCTCTACGCCGTGTGCGCGGTCACCTCGCGGCCGGCCCCGGCCCGCAGCACGGTCACCCGGTGGGCCGTCGGCACGTGGGAGCGGGCGGCCGTGTACGAGCGGGGCGACAAGGTGTACGGGCTGGCCGTCGGCCCGGCGGGCGGGTGGGTGGCGGTCAGCACCCATGCCACGATCCGCTTCCTGGACCCGGACTCGCTGCGGCCGGCGCACGAGATGAGCGCCCCGGGGACCGCGGCGCTGGCCGCGGCCCCGGACGGGTCCACCCTGGCGTTCGCCGCCGAGGACGCGATCCACCTGGCGGACGTGGCCGAGCGGAAGGTCGTGCGGGTCCTCCGCGAGCCGGGCGAGCGGACCGCCCACGGGGGCGAGATCACCGCCCTCCGGTTCGACCCGGCCGGGCGACTCCTGGCGTCCGGGTCGGAGTGGGACAAGCACGTGAAGCTGTGGAGCGTGGCCACCGGCCGCCGGGTGGCCGACCTGCGGGTCGAGGGCGCGCCGGCGACCCCGGCGTTCGACCCGTCGGGCCGGCTGGTGGCCGTGGCCGCCGGCCCCGCGGCCCGGCTGGTCGAGATCAACGGGCTCCGCGAGCACCAGCCGGTCGCGGTCCACGGCCACCCCCTCCTCGGCGTCGCCCTGGCTGCCGACGGCCGCACCCTCGCCTGCCTCGCCCGGACCGAGAGCAGCGGGCGGGTCGCCCGGCTGTCGGTCTGGGACCTGGACGCCCCGCACCGCCTCACGCCCGCCGCCCTCCCCGAGGGCGTCCGGACGGTCCGGCACGACGAGCCGCGGGCGACCGAGGGGTGGGTGGCCGTGGACCCGGCGGGCGAGTGGGTCGCGGCCGCGGCCCGCCGGTACGCGGAGGTGTACCGCCGGGCCGGCGGCGGCTACGACCGGGTGATCCGCGGGGACCTCCCGTCGGCGGGCGCGTGCCGGCTCGGGGCGGGCGGGCGGCTGTGGGCCCTCGACGGCGCGGACGTGGCGACCGCCGCGGCCCCCGGGTTCGACCGGTTCGCCCGGTGGTCGAACGAAGTTCCCGGCCGGGCCACCGGGCTGAAGGGGATGCGGTGCCTGGCCGTCGGCGCCACCCGGGTTCTGGTCGGCGGGATCGACGGGGCGGTGCGGTGCTTCGACGCGGCCGGCCCCGCGCCGGGGGCGGACCTGAGGCCCGCGGCGGTGTGGACGGTCGAGTCGCGGGTGGCGGTGCGGGCGGTCGCGATCGCCCCGGGGGAGGACGTGGCGGTGGCGACGACCGACACCGGCCGCGGGTACGTGCTCCGCCTGTCGGACGGGCACGTCCTCGCCGCCTGGCAGCCCCACCGGGACGTGGCCGCGGCCGTGGCGTTCCTCGGCCGCAACACGTTCGCCACGGGCGGGTTCGACCGAACGGTGCGGGTGTGGCGGTGGGACGCGGACCGGGTGGAGGAGTTGTTCGCGCTGCGGACCCCCGCCGCGGTCCGGGAGTTGACGGCGTCGGCCGACGGGCGGCGGCTGGTGGTCCGGTGCGAGGGCGACTACGCCGCCCGGTTGTGGGACCTGCCCGCGCTGCGGGCCCGGTTCGCCGACGCCGGGGTGCCGCTCGGGGAGTAG
- a CDS encoding DUF1552 domain-containing protein: MTRRSPSRRTFLRGLGACVALPSLEAFAAARPPGPRLAATASGLPLRAAFIGFPNGCNYERWVPSGDGRDYKLNETFAPMEPLKGKFQVVTRLAHDAANDWGDGPGDHARSGASFLTGCHAWKTGGARLRLGISVDQVAARRVGHLTRIDSLQLGTEAGRLYGSCDTGYACAYQYNLSWASESLPLPPEANPRVVFEQLFGGADAAAARARMEQRRSVLDFVREDARDLARELGRTDRAKVEEYLDGVRRLEERIARYERFRAPDPRGARPPEGVPDDYPEHLALMYDLLAVAFQTDSTRVASFAVAPEGANRPMPHLGIAEGYHFLTHHAGNREKKLKVAKIERWYMEQFARFLARLDAMKEADGTSVLDNSMVVYGCAIGDGNKHNHDDLPVVLAGGGGGSLRPGRHVAARPDTPMTNLFVSLLDRLGVAAEKVGDSTGRFDDV; this comes from the coding sequence ATGACCCGCCGCTCCCCGTCCCGCCGGACGTTCCTCCGCGGCCTCGGCGCCTGCGTCGCGCTGCCGAGCCTGGAGGCGTTCGCCGCCGCGCGGCCGCCCGGCCCGCGGCTCGCCGCCACCGCGTCCGGGCTGCCCCTGCGTGCCGCCTTCATCGGCTTCCCCAACGGCTGCAACTACGAGCGCTGGGTGCCGTCCGGCGACGGCCGCGACTACAAGCTGAACGAAACCTTCGCCCCGATGGAGCCGCTGAAGGGGAAGTTCCAGGTCGTCACGCGCCTCGCCCACGATGCGGCCAACGACTGGGGCGACGGGCCGGGCGACCACGCCCGCTCGGGGGCGTCGTTCCTCACCGGCTGCCACGCCTGGAAGACGGGCGGCGCCCGGCTGCGGCTCGGCATCTCCGTCGATCAGGTCGCCGCGCGGCGCGTCGGCCACCTCACGCGGATCGACTCGCTCCAGCTCGGCACCGAGGCCGGCCGGCTGTACGGGTCGTGCGACACCGGGTACGCCTGCGCCTACCAGTACAACCTGTCGTGGGCGTCCGAGTCGCTGCCGCTGCCGCCCGAGGCCAACCCGCGCGTCGTGTTCGAGCAGCTGTTCGGCGGCGCCGACGCCGCCGCGGCCCGCGCGCGGATGGAGCAGCGGCGCAGCGTCCTCGACTTCGTCCGGGAGGACGCCCGCGACCTGGCCCGCGAGCTCGGCCGCACCGACCGCGCGAAGGTGGAGGAGTACCTGGACGGGGTGCGGCGGCTGGAGGAGCGAATCGCCCGGTACGAGCGCTTCCGCGCCCCGGACCCGCGCGGCGCCCGCCCGCCGGAGGGCGTCCCGGACGATTATCCCGAGCACCTGGCGCTGATGTACGACCTGCTCGCGGTCGCGTTCCAGACCGACTCGACGCGGGTGGCGAGCTTCGCGGTCGCGCCGGAGGGGGCGAACCGGCCGATGCCGCACCTGGGCATCGCCGAGGGCTACCACTTCCTGACGCACCACGCCGGGAACCGCGAGAAGAAGCTGAAGGTGGCGAAGATCGAGCGCTGGTACATGGAGCAGTTCGCCCGCTTCCTGGCGCGGCTCGACGCCATGAAGGAGGCGGACGGCACGTCGGTGCTGGACAACAGCATGGTGGTGTACGGCTGCGCGATCGGCGACGGGAACAAGCACAACCACGACGACCTGCCGGTGGTGCTGGCCGGCGGCGGCGGCGGGTCGCTGCGCCCCGGCCGGCACGTCGCGGCGCGGCCGGACACGCCGATGACGAACCTGTTCGTGTCGCTGCTGGACCGGCTGGGCGTCGCGGCCGAGAAGGTCGGCGACAGCACCGGCCGGTTCGACGACGTGTGA